Proteins encoded together in one Chloroflexota bacterium window:
- a CDS encoding cytochrome c-type biogenesis protein CcmH: MKRIVFAIIALAFWAAPAWAQGPDAQALYTKLYCPLCGGVRLDACQLPVCEEMKTEIAQKVAAGQTDQQIITYYRQRWGDQVLGYPPAEGINWAAWLAPIALVLVGIVIAGRMAWIWSRARPAVARATGPTGDVSTEMAARIERELDE, from the coding sequence ATGAAACGAATCGTATTCGCGATCATCGCGCTGGCATTCTGGGCCGCGCCCGCCTGGGCGCAGGGACCGGATGCGCAGGCGCTCTATACCAAGTTGTATTGCCCGTTGTGCGGCGGCGTGCGACTCGATGCCTGCCAGCTGCCCGTCTGCGAAGAGATGAAAACGGAGATCGCGCAGAAAGTGGCCGCCGGGCAGACCGATCAGCAAATCATCACATACTATCGCCAACGCTGGGGGGATCAGGTGCTCGGCTATCCGCCCGCCGAGGGCATCAACTGGGCGGCCTGGCTCGCGCCGATCGCGCTCGTGCTGGTCGGCATCGTGATCGCCGGCCGCATGGCGTGGATCTGGTCGCGTGCGCGTCCGGCAGTCGCGCGTGCAACTGGGCCAACCGGGGATGTATCGACTGAGATGGCCGCTCGGATTGAGCGCGAGCTCGACGAATGA
- a CDS encoding ABC transporter ATP-binding protein: MIHLHGLQKRFGHKWVLREIDLDIPLGQFVSLFGPNGAGKSTLLRILATLSSPTGGQIAIGGYDPRDSSAHVRRLIGYVAHSPMLYGDLSAEENLRFFSRLYDVAAPEARITELLQLVNLNHRRADRVRTFSRGMQQRLAIARALLADPPVLLLDEPDDGLDPQAAEQMHEYFRGSRTIVMVSHNLYRGLALADRIIMLARGRITFDAAARGMTIGELEGHYRRFADAAN; this comes from the coding sequence ATGATTCACCTGCACGGGCTTCAGAAGCGCTTCGGGCACAAGTGGGTGCTGCGGGAAATCGACCTTGACATCCCGCTGGGGCAGTTTGTCAGCCTCTTCGGCCCGAACGGCGCGGGCAAGAGCACGCTGCTGCGCATCCTCGCCACGCTCAGTTCGCCGACCGGCGGACAGATTGCCATCGGCGGCTACGACCCGCGCGATTCTTCCGCGCACGTGCGCCGGCTGATCGGCTACGTCGCGCACTCGCCGATGCTGTACGGCGACTTGAGCGCGGAAGAGAATCTCCGCTTTTTCTCCCGGCTGTACGACGTCGCTGCGCCCGAAGCGCGCATTACCGAGTTGCTGCAATTGGTGAACCTGAACCATCGCCGCGCCGACCGGGTGCGCACGTTTTCGCGCGGCATGCAGCAGCGCCTCGCCATCGCGCGCGCCCTGCTCGCCGATCCGCCGGTCTTGCTGCTCGACGAGCCGGACGACGGGCTCGACCCGCAGGCGGCGGAGCAGATGCACGAGTATTTTCGCGGCTCGCGGACCATCGTGATGGTCTCGCATAACCTCTATCGCGGGCTGGCGCTGGCAGACCGCATCATCATGCTCGCGCGCGGGCGCATCACATTCGACGCCGCGGCCAGGGGAATGACGATTGGGGAACTCGAAGGACACTACCGCCGCTTCGCCGACGCCGCCAATTGA
- a CDS encoding response regulator encodes MTSDRLDILLVEDDPAHAELVVRGFAPVQNRFSLFVSESLAQARDYLQRHAAPALIISDWRLTDGDGLELLAGEQSVPVVLMTSQGNERIAVEAMKAGALDYVVKSEVSLAEMPHTAERALRVWQSNIQRRLAEDELRRRVRHLSVLGSIAGLAIECADEATLLDRTAAVLNDAVFPEHISIFLLDETEGVLRPAASYFIGRREELVLRLPLGKGITGQVALTGETRRVDDTLDDSDYVPWEVRSRSELCVPLRIGPRVVGVINVENRLPNAHSKDDERLLAIVANQVSTAVGRLRSAQALRDSEERFRRLSEASVEGIAIVQGSARIVDANSSLCRMSGYTLEELGRIHALDLWAPESRPAALENFTSSRTAPIELLGLRKDGSTLPLEVEARTVSRDGVALRILAVRDVSERKRLESELRQAQKLQVLGQLAGGIAHDFNNLLTVILGYSDLVLSILPEGSDSLQPEVQQIRDAGKRAAALTQQLLAFSRRQTLELQIVDLNEIIRNLLKMLQRLIGEDIELTPALAADLERVKVDRVQMEQVIMNLSTNARDAMKDGGTLAITTRNVRVRDADALVDQGLAPGAHVTLEVSDTGVGMPPDVLLHIFEPFFTTKELGKGTGLGLATVHGIVKQSGGHIHVESAPGHGTTFRIFLPAMRELALELEAARSFANDRPAGSETILLVEDEPAVRRLACDVLRMQGYNVLEASEQEALELGREYAGPIHLLLADVVMPTMNGRDLAQQLEQWRPSMKVLYVSGYADDVITRHGIALPNTEFLQKPFTPSTLSDKVRRVLHAEGAPI; translated from the coding sequence ATGACTAGCGACCGGCTGGACATACTGCTTGTCGAAGACGATCCCGCGCACGCCGAACTGGTCGTGCGCGGGTTTGCCCCCGTTCAGAACCGCTTCAGCCTCTTCGTCAGCGAAAGCCTGGCGCAGGCGCGCGATTACCTGCAGAGGCACGCCGCGCCCGCGTTGATCATCAGTGACTGGCGCCTGACCGACGGCGACGGCTTGGAGTTGCTGGCCGGCGAGCAGTCCGTTCCGGTGGTGCTGATGACCAGCCAGGGCAACGAGCGCATCGCCGTCGAGGCGATGAAAGCCGGCGCGCTGGACTATGTCGTCAAGTCGGAGGTGTCGCTGGCCGAGATGCCGCATACTGCCGAGCGTGCCCTGCGCGTCTGGCAGAGCAACATACAGCGCCGGCTCGCCGAGGACGAGTTGCGCCGGCGCGTGCGACACTTGAGCGTACTGGGATCGATTGCCGGACTGGCGATTGAATGCGCGGACGAAGCGACGCTGCTCGACCGCACGGCAGCGGTCCTCAACGACGCGGTGTTTCCGGAGCACATTAGCATCTTCCTGCTGGACGAAACCGAGGGGGTGCTGCGCCCGGCCGCATCCTATTTCATCGGACGGCGCGAAGAGTTAGTCTTGCGCCTTCCGCTGGGTAAGGGCATCACAGGCCAGGTCGCGCTGACCGGAGAGACCCGGCGCGTGGACGATACACTCGACGACTCAGACTACGTACCCTGGGAGGTGCGTTCACGTTCCGAGCTGTGCGTGCCGCTGCGAATCGGCCCGCGCGTCGTGGGCGTGATCAACGTCGAGAATCGCTTGCCCAACGCGCATAGCAAGGACGACGAGCGACTGCTGGCGATCGTCGCCAACCAGGTCTCGACGGCTGTCGGACGCCTGCGCAGCGCACAGGCGTTGCGCGACAGCGAGGAGCGCTTCCGGCGCCTGTCCGAAGCATCGGTCGAAGGCATCGCAATCGTTCAGGGGAGCGCGCGCATTGTCGACGCCAATAGCTCGCTCTGCCGCATGAGCGGCTACACGCTCGAGGAACTCGGCCGCATCCATGCGCTCGACCTGTGGGCCCCCGAGTCGCGCCCCGCGGCGCTCGAGAATTTCACGTCGAGTCGCACCGCCCCGATCGAACTGCTGGGCCTGCGCAAAGATGGGTCGACGCTGCCGCTGGAGGTTGAGGCGCGCACCGTGTCGCGCGACGGTGTGGCGCTGCGAATTCTGGCCGTGCGTGATGTGAGCGAGCGCAAGCGACTCGAATCGGAGCTGCGCCAGGCGCAAAAACTGCAAGTGCTGGGACAGTTGGCCGGCGGCATCGCACATGACTTCAACAACCTGCTCACCGTCATTCTTGGTTATAGCGACCTGGTACTGAGCATTTTGCCGGAAGGCTCCGACTCACTGCAGCCCGAAGTCCAGCAGATCCGCGACGCCGGCAAGCGCGCCGCGGCTCTGACGCAGCAGCTTCTCGCGTTTAGCCGCCGGCAGACATTGGAACTGCAGATTGTCGATCTGAACGAGATCATCCGCAATCTGCTCAAGATGCTTCAGCGGCTGATCGGCGAAGACATCGAGTTGACGCCGGCACTGGCGGCTGATCTCGAACGCGTGAAGGTGGATCGCGTGCAGATGGAACAGGTCATCATGAACCTGTCCACCAACGCACGCGACGCCATGAAGGACGGCGGTACCCTGGCCATTACCACCCGCAATGTGCGCGTGCGCGACGCCGACGCGCTCGTCGACCAGGGTTTGGCGCCCGGCGCGCACGTCACGCTGGAAGTGTCCGACACCGGCGTCGGCATGCCGCCCGACGTGCTGCTGCATATTTTCGAGCCGTTCTTCACCACCAAAGAACTTGGCAAGGGCACCGGACTCGGGCTCGCCACCGTGCACGGCATCGTCAAACAAAGCGGCGGCCATATTCACGTTGAAAGCGCTCCAGGCCACGGCACGACGTTCCGGATCTTTCTACCCGCGATGCGGGAACTGGCGCTGGAACTTGAGGCGGCCCGCTCCTTCGCGAACGATCGACCGGCTGGCAGCGAGACGATTCTGCTGGTGGAAGACGAGCCGGCCGTCCGGCGCCTCGCGTGCGATGTCCTGCGCATGCAGGGCTATAACGTGCTCGAGGCATCCGAGCAGGAAGCGCTCGAACTGGGCCGCGAGTATGCCGGGCCGATTCATTTACTGCTGGCCGACGTCGTCATGCCAACCATGAACGGGCGCGATCTCGCGCAACAGTTGGAGCAGTGGCGGCCCAGCATGAAAGTGCTGTACGTCTCCGGCTACGCGGACGACGTAATTACACGCCACGGCATCGCCCTGCCCAACACGGAGTTCTTGCAGAAGCCGTTTACCCCGTCCACGCTCAGCGACAAGGTGCGCCGCGTGCTGCATGCGGAAGGCGCCCCCATCTAG
- a CDS encoding zinc ribbon domain-containing protein, whose amino-acid sequence MSVELGVVIGIVLAVAAVVLVALPFRAAEDDDASEVPLTDLLARREMAYQLLRDLDLDFQSGKLAEDDYRPMHVQALAQAAEIVAQIDAYEASVDDEAEPDETDADVKDIASAAAAVAPASAGSPAAFCSYCGTERHDDDLFCRKCGRNLKPAGGKHVVA is encoded by the coding sequence ATGAGCGTGGAACTGGGAGTAGTGATCGGCATCGTGCTGGCCGTGGCCGCTGTCGTGTTGGTCGCACTACCATTTCGCGCCGCCGAAGACGACGACGCCAGCGAGGTGCCGCTGACCGATCTGCTGGCGCGCCGCGAGATGGCATACCAGCTGCTGCGCGATCTGGATCTCGACTTCCAGTCGGGCAAGCTGGCCGAAGACGATTATCGCCCGATGCACGTGCAGGCGCTGGCGCAGGCGGCCGAGATCGTGGCGCAGATCGATGCGTACGAAGCAAGCGTCGACGACGAGGCCGAACCTGATGAGACCGACGCTGATGTGAAGGACATCGCGTCTGCCGCCGCCGCGGTCGCGCCTGCCTCCGCCGGTAGTCCGGCGGCATTCTGCTCGTATTGCGGCACGGAACGGCACGACGACGATCTGTTTTGCCGCAAGTGCGGGCGCAACCTCAAACCAGCCGGTGGAAAGCACGTCGTCGCATGA
- a CDS encoding response regulator translates to MKPDPFLLLLVEDNEDHAELVMRGLAEHAQASRVVHVTDGEVALDYLGRRGRFATPESSPRPNLVLLDLRLPKVDGLQVLKSIKEHPDMQDIAVVVLTTSEATRDINQAYAYRANSYVVKPVGYAEFRAMISALAAYWLAWHAGARRDNTHHD, encoded by the coding sequence ATGAAGCCCGACCCATTCTTGCTCCTGCTTGTTGAAGACAACGAAGACCACGCCGAGCTTGTCATGCGCGGGCTGGCCGAACACGCCCAGGCAAGCCGGGTCGTGCACGTCACGGACGGCGAAGTGGCGCTCGACTACCTGGGCCGGCGCGGACGCTTCGCGACGCCGGAGTCCAGTCCGCGTCCCAATCTGGTGCTGCTCGACCTGCGCCTGCCCAAGGTTGACGGGTTGCAGGTGCTGAAGAGCATCAAAGAGCATCCCGATATGCAGGATATCGCGGTCGTCGTGCTGACGACCAGCGAGGCCACGCGTGACATTAATCAGGCCTACGCGTACCGCGCAAACTCCTACGTCGTCAAGCCCGTCGGGTATGCCGAGTTTCGTGCGATGATCTCGGCGCTGGCCGCATACTGGCTGGCATGGCACGCCGGCGCGCGCCGCGACAATACCCATCATGACTAG
- the msrA gene encoding peptide-methionine (S)-S-oxide reductase MsrA produces MSATETITLASGCFWCSEAVFGAVKGVTAVVSGYTGGAVANPTYRAVCTGQTGHAEAVQVAYDTAAVSTREILEVFFATHDPTTLNRQGADVGTQYRSAIFYHTDAQKSAAEQLIGELTAAGVFPGSIVTEVAPFTTFYAAEAEHQEYYRRNRLQPYCMIVINPKLAKFRKQFAGKARS; encoded by the coding sequence ATGAGCGCAACCGAGACGATAACACTGGCCAGCGGCTGCTTCTGGTGCAGCGAAGCGGTCTTCGGGGCTGTTAAGGGCGTCACCGCTGTGGTTTCCGGCTACACGGGCGGCGCCGTGGCTAACCCGACCTACCGCGCCGTCTGCACCGGGCAGACCGGCCACGCCGAAGCCGTACAGGTCGCATATGACACGGCCGCCGTGTCGACGCGCGAGATTCTTGAAGTATTCTTTGCAACGCACGATCCAACGACGTTGAACCGGCAGGGCGCCGATGTGGGCACGCAATACCGCTCCGCCATCTTCTACCATACCGACGCGCAAAAGTCGGCGGCCGAGCAGTTGATCGGCGAGTTGACGGCCGCCGGCGTGTTTCCCGGGTCGATCGTCACAGAGGTCGCGCCGTTCACGACATTCTACGCGGCCGAGGCCGAACATCAGGAATACTACCGTCGCAACCGGCTGCAACCATATTGCATGATCGTCATCAACCCCAAGCTGGCCAAGTTCCGCAAACAGTTCGCGGGCAAGGCCAGATCGTAA
- a CDS encoding heme exporter protein CcmB: MGNSKDTTAASPTPPIEVVPARTESAGDFARKALAVTLKDIRIEMRTRELFASMFIFALIVSVLFNYTLDLKATQIEDVAGGLLWMVFAFAGVLGLNRIFTSESEAGTLQGLLVAPIDRSALYLGKLLSTVVFIAVTQLINVPIFALFANLSFANLLPLIPVFLLGTIGFSAVGTLFAAIAANTRMREVMLPILLLPLTMPVLMACIQLTGTVLRGQPIESDRQWLSLLLAYDVIFVVVGTLIFEAITQED, from the coding sequence TTGGGGAACTCGAAGGACACTACCGCCGCTTCGCCGACGCCGCCAATTGAAGTCGTGCCGGCACGCACCGAATCGGCCGGCGATTTCGCGCGCAAGGCGCTGGCGGTCACGCTCAAAGACATTCGCATCGAGATGCGGACGCGCGAGTTGTTCGCCAGCATGTTCATCTTTGCGCTCATTGTCAGCGTGCTCTTCAACTATACGCTGGACCTGAAGGCGACGCAGATCGAGGACGTGGCCGGCGGCCTGCTCTGGATGGTCTTTGCCTTTGCCGGCGTGCTGGGGCTGAACCGTATCTTCACGTCGGAAAGCGAAGCGGGCACCCTGCAGGGGCTGCTGGTGGCGCCGATCGACCGCTCCGCGCTCTATCTGGGCAAACTGCTGAGCACGGTCGTGTTCATCGCCGTCACGCAGTTGATTAACGTGCCGATCTTCGCGCTATTTGCCAATCTGTCCTTTGCCAATCTCCTGCCACTGATTCCTGTCTTCCTGCTGGGCACCATCGGCTTTTCGGCCGTCGGCACGCTCTTCGCCGCCATCGCCGCCAATACACGTATGCGCGAAGTCATGTTGCCGATCCTACTACTGCCGCTGACCATGCCGGTGCTGATGGCATGCATCCAATTGACCGGCACCGTGCTGCGCGGCCAGCCGATAGAATCCGATCGGCAATGGTTATCCCTTTTGCTGGCCTACGACGTTATATTTGTCGTGGTCGGCACCTTGATTTTCGAAGCGATCACGCAGGAAGATTGA
- a CDS encoding TlpA family protein disulfide reductase yields the protein MRNAFLGLAVVVVLAMVALFAVSLANNASGQLQTGAVQDFTMTQFDGKAYTLSSLRGKVVVVNIWASWCVPCKDEAPQLESVWQAYKAKGVHFFGADYVDTDRPAIEFLKTFNISYPNGPDLESKIYRTFRARGVPETYVINQRGEIAKTFIGPVKEIELRAILDSLLGAGQ from the coding sequence ATGAGGAACGCGTTCCTCGGCCTCGCGGTGGTCGTTGTGCTCGCCATGGTCGCCCTGTTCGCCGTCAGTCTGGCTAACAACGCCTCGGGTCAGTTGCAAACCGGCGCGGTGCAGGATTTCACGATGACGCAGTTCGACGGCAAAGCCTATACACTGTCCAGCTTGCGCGGCAAGGTGGTCGTCGTCAACATCTGGGCGTCGTGGTGCGTGCCGTGCAAAGACGAAGCGCCCCAGCTGGAATCCGTCTGGCAGGCATACAAGGCTAAGGGCGTGCACTTCTTCGGCGCCGATTATGTCGACACCGATCGGCCGGCGATTGAGTTTCTCAAGACGTTCAATATCAGCTATCCCAATGGTCCGGATCTGGAATCGAAGATCTACCGCACATTCCGTGCGCGCGGCGTGCCGGAAACGTATGTAATCAACCAGCGCGGCGAGATTGCGAAGACATTTATCGGACCGGTAAAGGAAATCGAATTGCGAGCGATTCTCGATAGCCTGCTTGGAGCAGGCCAATGA
- a CDS encoding Hsp70 family protein, whose product MSRLRYGLDFGTSNSAIALAGIGAARVLPIDPAAPDPVVAPTVLFITREGDGLIGHEAIRAFVTRNAGREIVRKRVNTGQIISTHYGDEFVQFDADVDAPGRFFQSLKSFLRDESFDGTSVFGRSYTLEELIAGFLAVVKARADAAVGSDVRAVTMGRPVHFTDDGTRDESAQARLRKAAMLAGFDDVEFLYEPIGAALEYEAGLDREELACVFDFGGGTLDFSVIRLGPGRRGRPDRRDDILAVGGVVIGGNTLDEDVMERRLLEYFGSRATARTLSGNSVAYPQWLLSLLRSWHTIQLLNERGTVKFLREFRQIAKYSRDEVDALLCLVQRNYGWELFEEIERVKIALSTQTDAELHFVREAIRIREPLSRRSLERLIAPRINAAEEALLRTLADAQVEPDDIDVVLRTGGSSQIPAVQAMLERAFGAGKVHKQDVFTSIVSGLALAAAA is encoded by the coding sequence ATGAGCCGGCTGCGCTACGGGCTTGACTTTGGCACGTCGAACTCGGCCATCGCACTGGCTGGAATCGGGGCGGCGCGCGTCCTGCCGATCGATCCGGCCGCGCCCGATCCGGTCGTCGCGCCGACCGTGCTGTTCATCACGCGCGAAGGCGACGGCCTGATCGGACACGAGGCCATCCGAGCCTTCGTGACGCGCAACGCCGGCCGCGAAATCGTGCGCAAGCGCGTCAACACCGGGCAGATCATTTCGACGCACTACGGCGACGAGTTCGTGCAGTTCGATGCGGACGTGGACGCGCCGGGACGCTTCTTCCAGTCGCTCAAGTCGTTCCTGCGCGACGAGTCGTTCGACGGCACCAGCGTTTTCGGCCGCAGCTATACGCTGGAGGAGTTGATCGCCGGTTTTTTGGCGGTCGTCAAAGCCCGCGCCGATGCCGCTGTCGGCAGCGACGTGCGCGCCGTAACAATGGGCCGGCCGGTGCACTTCACGGACGACGGCACACGCGACGAGAGCGCGCAGGCGCGGCTGCGCAAAGCGGCCATGCTCGCCGGTTTCGACGATGTTGAGTTTCTGTACGAGCCGATCGGCGCGGCGCTCGAGTACGAAGCCGGGCTGGATCGCGAAGAACTGGCGTGCGTGTTCGACTTCGGGGGCGGCACGCTCGACTTCAGCGTCATCCGACTCGGCCCCGGCCGACGAGGCCGTCCCGACCGCCGCGACGATATTCTTGCGGTCGGCGGCGTCGTGATTGGCGGCAACACGCTCGATGAGGACGTCATGGAGCGCCGCCTGCTGGAGTATTTTGGCAGCCGCGCGACCGCCCGCACCCTGTCGGGCAACTCCGTCGCCTATCCGCAGTGGTTGCTGTCGTTGCTCCGCTCATGGCACACCATCCAGTTGTTGAACGAGCGCGGCACCGTCAAGTTCCTGCGCGAGTTTCGCCAGATCGCGAAGTACAGCCGCGACGAAGTCGACGCCCTGCTCTGTCTGGTGCAGCGAAACTACGGCTGGGAGTTGTTCGAGGAGATCGAGCGCGTGAAGATCGCGTTGTCGACGCAGACCGACGCCGAGCTTCATTTCGTGCGCGAAGCGATTCGCATCCGCGAACCGCTGTCGCGCCGCAGCCTCGAGCGGCTGATCGCGCCGCGTATCAATGCGGCCGAGGAAGCGCTGCTTCGCACGCTGGCCGACGCGCAGGTCGAGCCGGACGATATCGACGTCGTGCTGCGCACGGGCGGCTCGTCACAGATCCCGGCCGTGCAGGCGATGCTGGAGCGCGCGTTTGGAGCGGGCAAGGTGCACAAGCAGGACGTGTTCACCAGCATCGTAAGCGGCCTGGCGCTGGCCGCGGCGGCCTGA
- the ccsA gene encoding cytochrome c biogenesis protein CcsA, with product MNQTSGMEWQSAYWRTLSGAGGLRATWIVGGLSLVTTAVAVYMAMTVPPDTATGNLIRILYFHVPSAWLAFLSFGIVALASLVYLWKGGRRWDVLALASAEFGVIMTTLTLVSGSMWGYKAWGTWWVWDARLTLTLVIWMIYVGYLMLRSYVGSDERRARYAAVLGIVGALDIPLIHFATEWWRGQHPTAIVVTSEGPKLAGPLFPPLMVGLLGFTLLYVFVMMVRVRLEQQRDQIAALAIEREA from the coding sequence ATGAATCAAACATCGGGTATGGAATGGCAAAGCGCCTACTGGCGCACGCTCTCCGGGGCGGGCGGCCTGCGCGCCACCTGGATCGTGGGCGGCCTGTCGCTCGTTACCACCGCAGTAGCGGTCTACATGGCGATGACGGTGCCACCCGACACGGCGACCGGCAACCTCATTCGTATCCTGTACTTCCACGTGCCGTCAGCCTGGCTCGCGTTCCTGTCCTTCGGGATCGTGGCATTGGCCAGCCTCGTATACTTGTGGAAAGGCGGCCGGCGCTGGGATGTGCTGGCGCTGGCGTCGGCCGAGTTCGGCGTCATCATGACGACGCTCACGCTCGTTTCGGGGTCCATGTGGGGTTACAAAGCCTGGGGCACCTGGTGGGTCTGGGACGCGCGCCTGACGCTGACACTCGTGATCTGGATGATCTATGTCGGGTACCTGATGCTGCGCTCGTACGTCGGCTCGGATGAGCGCCGCGCTCGCTACGCGGCCGTGCTCGGCATCGTCGGCGCGCTCGACATTCCGCTGATCCACTTCGCCACCGAGTGGTGGCGCGGCCAGCATCCGACCGCCATCGTCGTTACGTCCGAAGGGCCGAAGCTGGCCGGGCCGCTCTTCCCGCCGCTCATGGTCGGCCTGCTCGGCTTTACGCTCTTGTACGTCTTTGTCATGATGGTCCGCGTGCGCCTCGAGCAGCAGCGCGACCAGATCGCCGCGCTGGCAATCGAACGGGAGGCATAA
- a CDS encoding DUF983 domain-containing protein has product MFDMHKTCPQCGLLFESATGEVVGGVAVNTIATCTLIVALAVALIFAPETPVIYPIAGLIGFGVLFPIAFYRSSRGMWASFLYITGSNSERD; this is encoded by the coding sequence ATGTTTGACATGCACAAGACCTGCCCGCAGTGCGGCCTGCTGTTTGAGTCGGCCACCGGTGAAGTGGTCGGCGGCGTCGCCGTCAATACGATTGCCACGTGCACGCTGATTGTCGCGCTGGCCGTCGCGCTGATCTTCGCGCCGGAGACGCCGGTCATCTACCCAATCGCGGGACTGATCGGATTTGGCGTGCTCTTCCCGATCGCGTTTTACCGTTCGTCGCGTGGCATGTGGGCCAGCTTCTTGTATATCACCGGCAGCAATTCGGAAAGGGATTGA
- a CDS encoding GNAT family N-acetyltransferase, with the protein MNEITFDIQQHTRQLLNAMTLTDVRAYEYALNDGAGMRIWRWDGMVALRPRDQIANYLIEEWAAWTEPRMDVISVVSGVRRGSAEFRIFAYENGRYVEHNRAVFVTLRGEKIQTVDLYCAEPIPSAHRSEWIAPAATSDAEISRLFDEREYIADVRDFLPPRSNMRLNLRGSLRLWNDAHPASNGGGNARWSAEDADEQIEALIEFHRGRQAGFTWFVGPWDTPADLGERMEQHGLVLAGDTACMARNGLAVLDDIPVNDDVNVAQVAPDDDAAIESLLQIAADCFHLTPQQIERERPAHFERIKDPHFFGRELNFLARLDGQPVAEARLILRGGVAYLGGASTLPDNRNRHIYSTLLRRRLEVARAGGHHVAMIHAEPMSRRIVERYGFREYGRYRIYAWMPVIDLNVIRSLVPDE; encoded by the coding sequence ATGAACGAAATCACCTTCGATATCCAGCAGCACACCCGGCAACTGCTCAACGCCATGACTTTGACCGACGTGCGCGCTTACGAGTACGCGCTCAACGACGGCGCGGGCATGCGCATCTGGCGCTGGGACGGCATGGTCGCCCTGCGCCCGCGCGATCAGATCGCTAACTACTTGATTGAGGAGTGGGCGGCGTGGACTGAGCCGCGCATGGACGTCATCAGCGTCGTGTCCGGCGTGCGGCGTGGGTCGGCTGAGTTCCGCATCTTTGCATACGAAAACGGCCGCTACGTCGAGCACAACCGGGCCGTCTTCGTCACCCTGCGCGGCGAGAAGATCCAGACGGTCGATCTGTACTGCGCCGAGCCAATTCCGAGCGCGCATCGCTCCGAGTGGATCGCACCGGCGGCGACGAGCGATGCCGAAATCAGCCGCCTGTTTGACGAGCGCGAATACATCGCCGACGTGCGCGACTTCCTGCCGCCGCGCTCGAACATGCGGTTGAACCTGCGCGGGAGCCTGCGCCTCTGGAACGATGCCCACCCGGCCAGCAACGGCGGCGGCAACGCGCGCTGGTCGGCGGAGGATGCCGACGAGCAGATCGAGGCGCTGATCGAGTTCCACCGTGGTCGCCAGGCCGGGTTCACTTGGTTCGTCGGCCCGTGGGACACCCCGGCGGATCTGGGCGAGCGTATGGAACAACACGGCTTGGTGCTGGCCGGCGACACCGCGTGCATGGCGCGCAATGGGCTTGCGGTGTTGGACGATATCCCCGTCAACGACGACGTGAACGTCGCACAGGTCGCCCCCGATGACGATGCCGCCATCGAATCGCTGCTGCAAATCGCCGCCGACTGTTTCCACCTGACGCCCCAGCAGATCGAACGCGAGCGCCCAGCCCACTTCGAGCGCATCAAAGACCCGCACTTCTTCGGCCGCGAACTGAACTTCCTGGCCCGGTTGGACGGCCAGCCGGTCGCCGAGGCGCGGCTGATCCTGCGCGGCGGCGTGGCGTACCTGGGCGGCGCGTCGACCCTGCCCGACAACCGCAACCGGCACATCTACTCGACCCTCCTGCGCCGGCGGCTGGAGGTGGCGCGCGCAGGCGGCCACCACGTGGCAATGATCCACGCCGAGCCGATGTCGCGCCGGATCGTGGAGCGCTACGGCTTTCGGGAGTACGGTCGCTACCGAATCTATGCGTGGATGCCGGTCATTGATTTGAATGTTATCCGCTCTCTGGTTCCCGACGAATGA